GGTGCTGATTTTCAGCCTGTTCAGCGTGCTGCTGTTCAACGAAGGCCTCAATCCGATGGAGCCGGCGCCGTGGGCCGACAACGTGCCGCTGCATCTGGCGGCGACCGGGTTGCAGATCGGCTGGTGGCTGTTCGGCGCACGCACACTGACGGTGTTGATCGGCGCGGTGATGATGCAGCGGGTCGGCCACACCGGGCGGCTGTTGCAGGATCTGCTCGGCGCGGTGATTTTCCTGATCGCCATCATCGCGGCGCTGGCCTATGTGCTGGACCTGCCGGTCAAGGGCGTACTGGCCACGTCCGGAGCACTGGCGATCATCGTCGGTCTGGCGTTGCAAAGCACCCTGAGCGACGTGTTTTCCGGGATCGTCCTGAATACCACCAAGCCTTATCAACTCGATGACTGGATTTCCATCGACGGCACGGAAGGGCGGGTCACCGACATCGACTGGCGCGCCACGCGCCTGCAAACCTCCCAGGGCAGCATGGCGGTGATTCCCAACTCGCTGGCGGCCAAGGCCAAGATCATCAACTTCAGCCGCCCGAGCAACATGTTCGGTGTTGCCGTGAGTGTGCAGGTCAGCCCCCATGCGCGGCCGAACTCAGTGATCGACGCCCTGGAGCGGGCGATGCAGGGCTGTCGCCCGTTGCTGGACAACCCGGCGCCAAGCGTCGCGCTGAAGAGTTCGAGCAGTGCCGGGGCGGAATATGAAATCAGTGGCTTCGTGGCGTCGATGAGTGAGAAGCGTGCGGTGCGCAATCAGTTGTTCGATCTGGCCTACCGGCATCTGCAAGCGTCCGGGGTCAATCTGCTGTCGAGCGATGAACCCGCCGCCCCGGCCCACCTCTCACGACCACGGGCGCTGCTCGACAGCTCGCCGATTTTCTCCACCCTGCGTCAGGAAGAAAAAGAGACTTTCAGCCAGAACATGGCCCTGCAAACCTTCCGTGCCGGCGAGATCATTCTGGCGGGCGGGGAGGTCAGCGATCATTTGTTCATCATCGAGTCCGGTGTGGTTTCGGTGACGTTGAACCGGCACGGCGTACCGTTCGAATCAGGACGCATGGGGCCGGGGGAAGTGATCGGCGAGGCCGGGATTCTTTCCGACACCTCGTTGCCGGCCGACTTTTCCGCCAAGACATTCTGCGCCCTGTACCGCATCGAGAAGTCATATCTCAAGCCTTGCCTGGATGCCCGTCATGACATCAACGATGCAATGAAGGCGCTGCTCGATTTCCGCCTGCTCAAGGCGCAGGCGCTGACTCAGGAAACGCCGGTAGCCGTGCCGAAAAGAGGCTTCCTGCAGTGGCTGCGCCATCGCGCTTGAGCCGGATCAGCGGCGTTCGTATCCGGCGAGTTTCTGTTCGAGGTTCTGGCGCACCTGTGGCCATTCGTCATCGATGATGCTGAAACGCACCGAGTTGCGCTTGCGGCCGTCGGGCATGATCCGTTCGTGTCGCACGATGCCTTCCTGCTGTGCGCCCAGGCGCAGGATCGCGTTGCGTGATTTCTGGTTGTTTTCGTCGGTGGTGAATTGCACGCGCACGCAATCGAGCACTTCGAAGGCGTGGCGCAGCATCAGGTACTTGGCTTCAGTGTTGACGAAGGTTTTCTGGAAGCGCGCCGAGATCCAGCTGCTGCCGATCTCCAGTTTGCGATTGAGCGGGTCTATCTTCCAGAAACGGGTCGAGCCGATCACCTCGCCGGTTTCCTTCAACACAATCACAAACGGCAAGACCGTGCCTGCTTCACGCCCGTCGAGGGCCTTTTTCAGATAGCTGTCGACAGTGCTCGCCGACGGCACCACGGTGACGGTGAGATTCCACAGCTCACCGTCTGCGGCAGCGTGGAGCAGGGCGTCGGCATCGGAATATTGCAGGGGGCGCAGGACGATGCCCTGGCCTTCCAGTGTGATGTGCATGGGGCGTGGTTCTCGGCAGTTCGGGCGAGGGCTTATTACGCCGCATCGGGCAGCGTCGTTGCAACCGTCGGTTCAGGCGCCAAGGCCGATTGGTGAAATCAATTGTCGATTCAATGCCCTGATCCCGTATACATGGCGACCATCGGCGGAACGATCCGCGTCTCCATGCATAAGGACCGAGCAATGAGCGAGCCACGCCTGACGAATCTGAAACAGTATCTGCAACGATTGGGATTCGACACGCCCCCGGCACCCACCCTTGAGACCCTGCGTCTGTTGCAGTTGCGTCATACCGGCGCCTTTCCCTTCGAGAATCTGTCGACGCTCAGCGGCGAACCTGTACTGATCGATCTGCCGTCGATCCAGCGCAAGGTTCTGGAGGATGCCCGTGGCGGTTACTGCTACGAACTCAACAATCTGTTTCTGGCCTTGTTGCTGGAACTGGGATTCGATGCGCGGGGCATCAGCGGGCGTGTGGTCATGAATCAGCCCGAAGGCAGCTGGACGGCGCGCACTCATCGCTTGAGCCTGTTGACCCTCGACGGCGTGCGCTACATTACCGATGTCGGCTTCGGCGGCATGGTGCCGACCGCACCGTTGATTCTGGATACCGAGGCCGAGCAAACCACGCCGCACGAGCCGTATCGCATCGAAGCGCAGGCCGATGGCTACATGCTGCGGGCCAGGGTCGCCGGCGAATGGCGGCCGATGTACTTGTTCGACCTGCAACGCCAGGAAGACATCGATTACACCCTTGGCAACTGGTATGTCTCGACCCATCCGGATTCACCGTTCGCCCAGCGCCTGATGGTCGCGCGTACGGGCGACGGCTGGCGACGCACGTTGAACAACGGCAGTTTCGCGATCCACCGCATCGGTGCCGAGAGCGAGCGGCGCGAAGTGACGGATGTCGATGAGCTCATCGAATTGCTGGAGCGGGAATTCGGCCTGCGCTTGCCGCACCAGCCTGGTGCGCGTCTGGCACTGGCGCGCTTGATCCAGCCGGCTTGAAGCCTAAGGTTTTGCATCCGGCTCCAGCACCCGCCGGATTTCGTTTACGGCCGCCGACAGTTTTTTCTCAAGACTCTTGAGGTCGGTGGCGGTGATGCCTTTCTTGAATTGACCGATGGAATGCTCGAGTTCATCGGCATTG
This genomic window from Pseudomonas kribbensis contains:
- a CDS encoding mechanosensitive ion channel family protein, whose translation is MLSLLTEHPLFCALILILLDLGLWRLISSHGSEWKLLVRVLIFSLFSVLLFNEGLNPMEPAPWADNVPLHLAATGLQIGWWLFGARTLTVLIGAVMMQRVGHTGRLLQDLLGAVIFLIAIIAALAYVLDLPVKGVLATSGALAIIVGLALQSTLSDVFSGIVLNTTKPYQLDDWISIDGTEGRVTDIDWRATRLQTSQGSMAVIPNSLAAKAKIINFSRPSNMFGVAVSVQVSPHARPNSVIDALERAMQGCRPLLDNPAPSVALKSSSSAGAEYEISGFVASMSEKRAVRNQLFDLAYRHLQASGVNLLSSDEPAAPAHLSRPRALLDSSPIFSTLRQEEKETFSQNMALQTFRAGEIILAGGEVSDHLFIIESGVVSVTLNRHGVPFESGRMGPGEVIGEAGILSDTSLPADFSAKTFCALYRIEKSYLKPCLDARHDINDAMKALLDFRLLKAQALTQETPVAVPKRGFLQWLRHRA
- a CDS encoding GNAT family N-acetyltransferase — protein: MHITLEGQGIVLRPLQYSDADALLHAAADGELWNLTVTVVPSASTVDSYLKKALDGREAGTVLPFVIVLKETGEVIGSTRFWKIDPLNRKLEIGSSWISARFQKTFVNTEAKYLMLRHAFEVLDCVRVQFTTDENNQKSRNAILRLGAQQEGIVRHERIMPDGRKRNSVRFSIIDDEWPQVRQNLEQKLAGYERR
- a CDS encoding arylamine N-acetyltransferase family protein; the encoded protein is MSEPRLTNLKQYLQRLGFDTPPAPTLETLRLLQLRHTGAFPFENLSTLSGEPVLIDLPSIQRKVLEDARGGYCYELNNLFLALLLELGFDARGISGRVVMNQPEGSWTARTHRLSLLTLDGVRYITDVGFGGMVPTAPLILDTEAEQTTPHEPYRIEAQADGYMLRARVAGEWRPMYLFDLQRQEDIDYTLGNWYVSTHPDSPFAQRLMVARTGDGWRRTLNNGSFAIHRIGAESERREVTDVDELIELLEREFGLRLPHQPGARLALARLIQPA